TTCGTCCAGGGCTTCATGCTGAGGCAGGCGACCTTGACCTCTTTAGCCCCGGCTTTCTTGACCTCATCAATGACGACCTCAAGGGTCTTCCCTGTATCGCTGACGTCGTC
Above is a genomic segment from Thermococcus sp. containing:
- a CDS encoding phosphoribosyltransferase, with protein sequence DDVSDTGKTLEVVIDEVKKAGAKEVKVACLSMKPWTKVVPDFYVFRTDKWVVFPWEEFPVVVRE